From one Geoalkalibacter halelectricus genomic stretch:
- a CDS encoding four helix bundle suffix domain-containing protein, with translation MSGSEPLIPLHGGYRKLKSFQVAQLVYDVTVRFVEAYIDRFSRTRDQMVQAARSGVQNIAEGSQTSATSKKTELKLTQVARASLEELKLDYEDFLRQRGLAQWQRENPLRQELVDRRCQSADDVARWVAEVGKREVAGGLGGHWGQGGQSEVDDTLSPASTKSTLTTKIYPGIAANAVLVLLAVACALLDRQVARLAEEFESKGGFTERLYRVRKQKRGF, from the coding sequence ATGAGCGGCAGCGAACCCTTGATTCCGCTGCACGGCGGCTACCGCAAACTGAAGAGCTTTCAGGTTGCGCAATTGGTGTACGACGTGACGGTGCGTTTTGTCGAGGCCTACATTGATCGCTTCAGCCGCACCCGCGACCAGATGGTACAGGCGGCGCGGTCGGGGGTGCAGAATATCGCCGAAGGCTCACAAACCTCGGCGACATCCAAGAAGACTGAACTGAAACTGACCCAGGTGGCCCGCGCCAGCTTGGAAGAGTTGAAGCTCGACTACGAGGATTTTCTGCGCCAGCGCGGCCTGGCGCAATGGCAGCGGGAGAACCCGCTGCGGCAGGAGCTGGTGGACCGCCGCTGTCAGAGTGCCGACGATGTGGCGCGCTGGGTGGCGGAAGTGGGCAAGCGGGAAGTTGCAGGTGGACTTGGTGGACATTGGGGACAGGGTGGACAAAGCGAGGTTGACGATACTCTGTCCCCGGCGTCCACTAAGTCCACCTTGACCACCAAGATCTACCCTGGGATTGCCGCCAACGCCGTTCTGGTTTTGCTCGCCGTGGCCTGCGCTCTTCTCGACCGCCAGGTTGCGCGGCTCGCCGAGGAGTTTGAAAGCAAAGGCGGCTTTACCGAGCGCCTGTACCGCGTGCGCAAGCAGAAGCGGGGATTCTGA